The following are from one region of the Bos mutus isolate GX-2022 chromosome 18, NWIPB_WYAK_1.1, whole genome shotgun sequence genome:
- the ZNF569 gene encoding zinc finger protein 569 yields MNEFQDTVTFKDVAIDFTQEEWQQLDPAQRNLYRNVMLENYNNLITVGCPFTKPDVIFKLEQEEEPWVMEEEVLKKHCPGEIWGMDEQLKIQDRLLTQLEDKFTKTLTDEKVSECHKKFANAFPLNSDFFPSSHSVYEYDLFGKCLEHNNLNYYERIFIGKEDCEYKEPMKSFGNSLSHLVVTPFKCNHCGKGFDQTLDLIRHLRIHTGEKPYECKKCRKAFGHKEKLIKHHKIHSREQSYECNECGKAFIKMSNLIRHQRIHTGEKPYACKECGKSFSQKSNLIDHEKIHTGEKPYECHECGKAFSQKQSLIAHQKVHTGEKPYACNECGKAFPRIASLALHMRSHTGEKPYKCDKCGKAFSQFSMLIIHVRIHTGEKPYECNECGKSFSQSSALTVHMRSHTGEKPYECKECRKAFSHKKNFITHQKIHTREKPYECNECGKAFIQMSNLVRHQRIHTGEKPYICKECGKAFSQKSNLIAHEKIHSGEKPYECNECGKAFSQKQNFITHQKVHTGEKPYDCNECGKAFSQIASLTLHLRSHTGEKPYECDKCGKAFSQCSLLNLHMRSHTGEKPYVCNECGKAFSQRTSLIVHMRGHTGEKPYECNKCGKAFSQSSSLTIHIRGHTGEKPFDCSKCGKAFSQISSLTLHMRKHTGEKPYRCNECGKAFSQKSHLVRHQRIHTY; encoded by the exons GACACGGTGACATTCAAAGATGTGGCTATTGACTTCACTCAGGAAGAGTGGCAGCAATTGGATCCAGCTCAAAGGAACCTGTACCGGAATGTGATGCTAGAAAACTATAACAACTTAATCACAGTGG GATGTCCATTCACCAAACCTGATGTGATTTTTAAGTTGGAGCAAGAAGAAGAACCATGGGTCATGGAGGAAGAAGTGTTAAAGAAACATTGTCCAG GAGAAATATGGGGGATGGATGAGCAGCTGAAAATTCAGGACAGACTTTTGACACAACTTGAAGATAAATTCACAAAAACACTGACTGATGAAAAAGTCAGTGAATGTCATAAGAAATTTGCAAATGCATTTCCTCTGAACTCagacttttttccttccagtcaCAGTGTCTATGAATATGActtatttggaaaatgtttaGAACATAATAATTTGAACTATTATGAGAGAATCTTTATAGGAAAAGAAGACTGTGAATATAAGGAGCCTATGAAATCATTTGGCAATAGCTTATCCCATCTTGTAGTAACCCCCTTTAAGTGTAATCATTGTGGAAAAGGTTTTGATCAAACTTTGGACCTCATCAGACACttgagaattcatactggagagaaaccctatgaatgtaaaaaatgtagaaaagctTTCGGTCACAAGGAAAAACTGATTAAACATCATAAAATTCACAGTAGGGAGCAGTCTtatgaatgtaatgaatgtgggaaagcttTCATTAAAATGTCAAATCTCATTAGACATCAACGAatccatactggagagaaaccctatgcATGTAAGGAGTGTGGGAAATCCTTCAGCCAGAAATCAAATCTAATTGATCATGAaaaaattcatactggagagaaaccttacgaATGTCATGAGTGTGGAAAAGCATTCAGCCAGAAGCAAAGCCTCATTGCACATCAGAAAGTTCATACTGGGGAGAAACCTTATGCATGTAATGAATGTGGTAAAGCCTTCCCACGAATAGCATCTCTTGCTCTTCATATGAGAAgtcatacaggagagaaaccttataaatgtgATAAATGTGGAAAAGCCTTCTCTCAGTTTTCCATGCTTATTATACATGTGAGAATTCATACAggtgagaaaccctatgaatgtaatgaGTGTGGAAAATCTTTCTCTCAAAGTTCAGCCCTTACTGTACATATGAGAAGTCATACTGGtgagaaaccttatgaatgtaaggaatgtaGAAAAGCCTTCAGCCACAAGAAGAACTTCATTACACACCAAAAGATTCATACTAgagagaaaccttatgaatgtaatgaatgtgggaaagcttTCATTCAGATGTCAAATCTTGTTAGACACcagagaattcacactggagaaaaaccCTATATATGTAAggaatgtggcaaagcctttagCCAGAAATCAAATCTCATTGCTCATGAAAAAATTCAttctggagagaaaccctatgaatgtaatgaatgtgggaaagccttcagccaaaagcaaaactttattacacatcagaaagttcacactggagagaaaccttatgatTGTAATGAATGTGGTAAAGCCTTCTCTCAAATTGCTTCCCTAACTCTTCATCTGAGAAGTCATACAGGGGAAAAGCCTTATGAATGTGAtaaatgtgggaaagccttctcTCAGTGCTCACTGCTTAATTTACATATGAGAAGTCATACAGGTGAGAAACCCTATGTATGTAATGAATGTGGAAAAGCTTTCTCTCAAAGAACTTCCCTTATTGTACACATGAGAGGTCATACAGGtgagaaaccttatgaatgtaaCAAATGTGGAAAAGCCTTCTCCCAAAGTTCCTCCCTTACAATACATATACGAGGTCATACAGGTGAGAAACCCTTTGACTGTAGTAAATGTGGAAAAGCCTTTTCCCAAATCTCATCTCTTACACTTCATATGAGGAAACATACAGGTGAGAAGCCTTATCGTTGTAATGAGTGTGGTAAAGCCTTCAGCCAAAAGTCACACCTTGTTAGACACCAGAGAATTCATACTTATTAG